In the genome of Gordonia rubripertincta, one region contains:
- the bioD gene encoding dethiobiotin synthase, which translates to MSAPAPATRGRVFAVTGTSTDVGKTVATAALAAAGHGGSVAVCKPVQTGVAPAEPGDLAEVSRLAGDVTTVESYRYPEPLAPDTAARRAGMPFADPAVIVRAVDDLAATHDLTLVEGAGGVLVRLGESATLLDVAAQTLAPGTDDGVVIVVAPGLGALNHAELTVDAVRARGLRPAGLVIGWWPEEPDLAMRCNRSDLPRVTGVPVVGVLPAGAAGLEPAEFRRTAPSWFDPDWVAASLTGHPTSLAQTS; encoded by the coding sequence ATGAGCGCGCCGGCGCCAGCTACCCGCGGTCGCGTGTTCGCCGTCACCGGCACCTCGACCGACGTCGGCAAGACGGTGGCAACGGCGGCCCTCGCGGCTGCGGGCCACGGGGGGAGTGTTGCCGTCTGCAAACCCGTCCAAACCGGTGTCGCCCCAGCCGAACCCGGCGACCTCGCCGAGGTCTCACGCCTCGCCGGGGACGTGACCACGGTCGAGTCCTACCGCTACCCGGAGCCGCTCGCCCCGGACACCGCGGCGCGGCGTGCGGGGATGCCGTTCGCCGATCCGGCCGTCATCGTGCGCGCGGTCGACGACCTCGCGGCCACCCATGACCTCACGCTCGTCGAGGGCGCGGGCGGTGTGCTGGTGCGGTTGGGGGAGTCCGCCACGCTCCTCGACGTCGCCGCCCAGACCCTGGCGCCCGGCACCGACGACGGCGTCGTCATCGTCGTGGCTCCCGGCCTCGGTGCTCTCAACCACGCCGAGTTGACCGTGGATGCGGTTCGCGCACGGGGGCTTCGGCCCGCCGGCCTCGTGATCGGTTGGTGGCCAGAGGAGCCCGACCTCGCGATGCGCTGCAATCGATCCGATCTGCCGCGGGTCACCGGTGTTCCGGTGGTGGGCGTGCTGCCCGCCGGGGCCGCCGGCCTCGAGCCCGCGGAGTTCCGTCGAACCGCCCCGTCGTGGTTCGACCCCGACTGGGTCGCCGCATCTCTCACCGGCCATCCGACCTCGCTCGCCCAGACCTCATAG
- a CDS encoding DUF2567 domain-containing protein translates to MSDRVSGRRPARSVATLLTVTAAVIVLGAVAGAIWALVTPPTTGVVLKGLTRDDISTEFGGVGAFALIMFIYGGVAALVAWAAARPWRGVTGFLVPAVGTVGGSAIGAQFGMWLAGFRFDDGIAGLPLESVYRVVPDLWLDGGTRAGHSAPWTLLICAPFAFALIYLVCVLSSRTADLGVGDLDDDHPADDPTGSDLTSADAASRTHL, encoded by the coding sequence GTGAGCGATCGGGTGTCCGGACGGCGTCCCGCCCGGTCGGTTGCGACCCTTCTCACGGTGACCGCGGCAGTGATCGTGCTCGGCGCGGTCGCCGGCGCGATCTGGGCACTGGTGACGCCGCCGACCACCGGCGTCGTCCTGAAGGGGCTGACCCGCGACGACATCTCGACCGAGTTCGGCGGGGTCGGCGCCTTCGCGCTGATCATGTTCATCTACGGCGGCGTCGCCGCACTCGTCGCGTGGGCAGCGGCGCGGCCGTGGCGCGGTGTCACCGGTTTCCTGGTCCCGGCAGTCGGCACGGTGGGCGGATCCGCGATCGGCGCTCAGTTCGGAATGTGGCTGGCGGGCTTTCGGTTCGACGACGGCATCGCCGGCCTCCCGCTGGAGTCCGTGTACCGCGTGGTGCCCGACCTCTGGCTCGACGGCGGTACTCGCGCCGGACACAGCGCGCCCTGGACGCTGCTCATCTGCGCACCGTTCGCCTTCGCGCTCATCTACCTGGTGTGCGTGTTGTCCTCACGAACGGCAGACCTCGGCGTCGGAGATCTCGATGACGACCACCCTGCCGACGATCCGACCGGATCGGACCTCACATCGGCGGACGCAGCGTCGCGAACTCATCTGTGA
- the map gene encoding type I methionyl aminopeptidase, with product MVELKSPSEVDAMGVTGAFIADLLADLAERADVGVNLLDLEQRARDLITERGAKSCYWDYSPSFGRGPFRNVICLSVNDAVLHGLPHDYVLADGDLLSMDIAVSIDGWVADSARSVIVGTPRPEDQRLVQATEEALAAAIDAARPDARLGDISAAIGAVAKSYGYRVNTEFGGHGLGRTMHEDPHVANIGKAGRGMKLQPGLTLALEPWFTLGTERIKFDADGWTIRSFDGSRGAHSEHTIAVTDGAARVLTSPVR from the coding sequence ATGGTCGAGCTGAAGTCACCGTCCGAGGTCGACGCCATGGGGGTGACCGGGGCGTTCATCGCGGATCTGCTCGCCGACCTCGCGGAACGGGCCGACGTCGGCGTCAATCTCCTCGACCTCGAGCAGCGCGCCCGCGACCTCATCACCGAGCGCGGCGCGAAGTCCTGCTACTGGGACTACTCGCCCTCGTTCGGGCGCGGCCCCTTCCGCAACGTCATCTGTCTGTCGGTGAACGACGCGGTCCTGCACGGACTCCCCCACGACTACGTCCTGGCCGACGGCGACCTGCTGTCCATGGACATCGCGGTCTCGATCGACGGCTGGGTCGCCGACTCCGCCCGCAGCGTCATCGTCGGCACACCCCGCCCGGAAGATCAGCGGCTCGTCCAGGCGACCGAAGAGGCCCTGGCTGCGGCCATCGACGCCGCCCGCCCCGACGCCCGGCTCGGCGACATCTCCGCCGCGATCGGAGCCGTCGCCAAGTCCTACGGATACCGCGTCAACACGGAGTTCGGCGGCCACGGCCTCGGTCGCACGATGCACGAGGACCCGCATGTGGCGAACATCGGCAAAGCCGGGCGCGGAATGAAACTGCAGCCCGGACTGACACTGGCGCTCGAGCCCTGGTTCACGCTCGGCACCGAACGCATCAAGTTCGACGCCGACGGCTGGACGATCCGTTCGTTCGACGGCTCCCGCGGTGCCCACAGCGAACACACCATCGCCGTCACCGACGGTGCGGCACGCGTGTTGACGTCGCCGGTTCGCTGA
- the nadA gene encoding quinolinate synthase NadA, whose protein sequence is MSITSDRPAAVTAPAVSGSALMDAEWFDAPGGYAGVEPTQEWADEVRRLARARNATLLAHNYQLPAIQDVADHVGDSLALSRIAAEVDSDEIIFCGVHFMAETAKILSPEKRVLIPDERAGCSLADSITADELRAWKAEFPDALVVSYVNTTAEVKGLTDICCTSSNAVDVVASIDPDRDVLFLPDQFLGAHVKRETGRDNIHIWAGECHVHAGINGDELADQAASHPDADLFIHPECGCATSALYLAGEGAVPEDRVKILSTGGMLDAARETGAKQVLVATEIGMLHQLRKAAPGVDFQAVNDRASCPYMKMITPAALLRCLREGRDEVFVDIDVAEKARKSVERMIAIGNPGSGE, encoded by the coding sequence ATGAGCATCACCAGTGATCGCCCGGCGGCCGTGACCGCGCCAGCTGTTTCGGGTTCGGCGCTCATGGATGCCGAATGGTTCGACGCACCGGGCGGCTACGCCGGTGTCGAACCGACTCAGGAGTGGGCGGACGAGGTTCGTCGCCTCGCACGTGCCCGCAACGCGACCCTGCTCGCGCACAACTACCAGCTTCCCGCCATTCAGGACGTCGCCGACCACGTCGGTGATTCGCTGGCCCTGTCGCGTATCGCGGCCGAGGTCGACTCCGACGAGATCATCTTCTGCGGTGTGCACTTCATGGCGGAGACCGCCAAGATCCTCAGCCCGGAGAAGCGCGTCTTGATCCCGGACGAGCGCGCCGGATGCTCGCTCGCCGACTCGATCACCGCCGACGAGCTGCGCGCCTGGAAGGCAGAGTTCCCCGATGCGCTCGTGGTCTCGTATGTGAACACCACGGCAGAGGTGAAGGGCCTGACCGACATCTGCTGCACCTCGTCGAACGCCGTCGACGTGGTCGCGTCGATCGATCCCGATCGCGATGTGCTGTTCCTCCCGGACCAGTTCCTCGGCGCGCACGTCAAGCGCGAGACCGGCCGCGACAACATCCATATCTGGGCGGGCGAGTGCCACGTGCACGCCGGTATCAACGGTGACGAGCTGGCCGACCAGGCCGCGTCGCACCCCGATGCCGACCTGTTCATCCACCCCGAATGCGGTTGCGCCACGTCGGCTCTCTATCTGGCGGGCGAGGGTGCGGTGCCCGAGGACCGCGTGAAGATCCTCTCGACCGGCGGCATGCTCGACGCTGCCCGTGAGACGGGCGCCAAGCAGGTTCTCGTCGCCACCGAGATCGGCATGCTGCACCAGCTGCGCAAGGCCGCACCGGGCGTCGACTTCCAGGCCGTGAACGACCGCGCGTCGTGCCCCTACATGAAGATGATCACCCCGGCTGCGCTGCTGCGCTGTCTCCGTGAGGGTCGCGACGAGGTGTTCGTCGACATCGACGTCGCGGAGAAGGCCCGCAAGAGCGTCGAGCGGATGATCGCGATCGGTAATCCGGGTTCGGGCGAGTGA
- the bioB gene encoding biotin synthase BioB: protein MTQATVDTTRGAQTSDDILAIAREQVLGRGEPLDREQVLAVLRLDDDRLTELLQLAHDVRMKWCGPEVEVEGIISLKTGGCPEDCHFCSQSGLFASPVRSAWIDIPSLVEAAKQTAKTGATEFCIVAAVRGPDKRLLSQVAAGIEAIRNEVDIQIACSLGMLTQEQVDQLRDMGVHRYNHNLETARSHFPNVVTTHTWEERWDTLRMVREAGMEVCCGGILGMGESLEQRAEFAADLAALEPDEVPLNFLNPRPGTPFGDLDVLPASEALKSVAAFRLALPRTILRFAGGREITLGDLGAKQGILGGINAVIVGNYLTTLGRPAEDDLDLLSDLSMPIKSLNDTI from the coding sequence GTGACCCAGGCAACCGTCGATACGACCCGCGGCGCACAGACGTCCGACGACATCCTCGCCATCGCCCGCGAACAGGTGCTCGGGCGCGGCGAACCGCTCGACCGTGAGCAGGTCCTGGCCGTGCTGCGCCTGGACGACGATCGCCTGACCGAGCTGCTGCAGCTCGCCCACGACGTGCGCATGAAGTGGTGCGGACCGGAGGTCGAGGTCGAGGGCATCATCTCGCTGAAGACCGGGGGCTGCCCCGAGGACTGTCACTTCTGCTCGCAATCGGGCCTTTTCGCGTCACCGGTGCGCAGCGCCTGGATCGACATCCCGTCGCTGGTGGAGGCCGCCAAGCAGACCGCGAAGACCGGTGCGACCGAGTTCTGCATCGTCGCCGCCGTCCGTGGCCCCGACAAGCGCCTGTTGAGCCAGGTCGCCGCCGGTATCGAGGCCATCCGCAACGAGGTCGACATCCAGATCGCCTGCAGCCTCGGCATGCTCACCCAGGAGCAGGTCGACCAGCTCCGCGACATGGGCGTGCACCGCTACAACCACAACCTCGAGACCGCGCGCAGTCACTTCCCGAACGTCGTCACCACCCACACCTGGGAGGAGCGCTGGGACACGCTGCGCATGGTGCGCGAGGCCGGCATGGAGGTGTGCTGCGGCGGCATCCTCGGCATGGGGGAGAGCCTGGAGCAGCGCGCCGAGTTCGCCGCCGATCTGGCCGCTCTCGAGCCCGACGAGGTGCCGCTGAACTTCCTCAACCCCCGTCCGGGTACGCCCTTCGGTGATCTGGACGTGCTGCCGGCGTCGGAGGCACTGAAGTCGGTGGCCGCGTTCCGTCTCGCCCTGCCGCGCACCATCCTGCGCTTCGCCGGCGGCCGCGAGATCACCCTGGGCGACCTCGGCGCCAAGCAGGGCATTCTCGGCGGCATCAACGCGGTCATCGTCGGCAATTACCTGACGACGCTCGGCCGGCCCGCAGAGGACGACCTCGACCTCCTCAGCGACCTGTCGATGCCGATCAAGTCGCTCAACGACACGATCTGA
- a CDS encoding DUF1990 family protein, which yields MTPHPSGLTYREVGATAGKLPAGYHHLRRSRVIGAGEKCFFTAAGRILNWDMHRRAGIGVDASTPPAAVGSAVTMRLGIGPVRISAACRVIEVIDTVSSDAGAERGFAYGTLSGHPEIGEERFWVERLPDDSVIAHIVAFSRPGRWFTRLGGPIGRIAQARITERYLDALMCS from the coding sequence GTGACCCCGCACCCGTCGGGCCTCACGTATCGCGAGGTCGGTGCGACCGCCGGAAAGCTGCCGGCGGGCTACCACCATCTGCGTCGCTCGCGCGTGATCGGTGCGGGTGAGAAGTGCTTCTTCACCGCTGCAGGCCGAATCCTGAACTGGGACATGCATCGTCGCGCCGGAATTGGGGTCGACGCGTCAACCCCGCCTGCTGCGGTCGGTTCGGCGGTGACGATGCGCTTGGGCATCGGCCCGGTGCGGATCTCCGCTGCGTGTCGGGTCATCGAGGTGATCGATACGGTGTCGAGCGATGCAGGCGCCGAGCGCGGCTTCGCCTACGGGACCCTGTCCGGTCATCCGGAGATCGGGGAGGAGCGGTTCTGGGTCGAGCGACTCCCGGACGACTCCGTGATCGCCCATATCGTCGCCTTCTCACGACCGGGTCGGTGGTTCACCCGGCTCGGCGGCCCGATCGGACGGATCGCACAGGCGAGGATCACCGAGCGGTACCTCGACGCCCTGATGTGTTCCTGA
- a CDS encoding heavy metal translocating P-type ATPase: MSATSTHPGHDTGMHEGHQHAGGDHGGHADHVGRFRRLFWIMAVLAIPTVAFNEMFAHLIGYSLPHHGWVMWISPVLGTVIYLWGGRPFLTGAVAEVRSRTPGMMLLIGLALTVAFVASWGASLELLDSELNFWWELALLVVIMLLGHWVEMRALAQTTSALDSLAALLPDEAEKVDGAGTVTVQVFELEVGDVVLVRPGASIPADGEVVDGTADVDESMITGESRPVRRSVGDRVVAGTVATDSAVRVRVTAIGDDTALAGIKRLVARAQASSSRAQRLADRAAGWLFWFAVAAAAVTAVVWTSVGMPDSAVVRVITVLVIACPHALGLAIPLVVSIATERAARGGVLISDRLALETMRSVDAVLFDKTGTLTRGAPTLRAVEPADGRTSDEVLVLAASAEADSEHPLAVAIVEAARGRDLEVPAAQDFTSSPAVGVSARVNGTLVAVGGPRLLDSQGVAELPIVGTWRDEGAIILHVVADGGVVGALALTDEVRPESREAVDGLRRRGVEAVMVTGDAQAVAEDVARDLGIDRVYAGVRPEDKAQRVAELQREGKRVAMVGDGVNDAPALAQADVGIAIGAGTDVAIASAGVILASSDPRSVLSVIELSRASYRKMVQNLWWAAGYNLISVPLAAGVLAPIGFVLPMSVGAILMSVSTVVVALNAQLLRRLDLSPDRKSDPDSDRVT, translated from the coding sequence ATGAGTGCTACATCGACCCACCCCGGGCACGACACGGGTATGCACGAAGGTCACCAGCACGCTGGTGGCGATCACGGCGGTCACGCCGACCACGTCGGCCGGTTCCGCCGGCTGTTCTGGATCATGGCGGTGCTGGCCATCCCGACCGTGGCGTTCAACGAGATGTTCGCCCACCTGATCGGTTATTCGCTGCCTCACCACGGCTGGGTCATGTGGATCTCGCCCGTTCTGGGCACGGTCATCTACCTGTGGGGCGGCCGGCCGTTCCTCACCGGCGCGGTCGCGGAGGTCAGGTCCCGCACTCCGGGGATGATGCTGCTCATCGGATTGGCCCTCACCGTCGCCTTCGTCGCGTCGTGGGGCGCGAGTCTCGAGTTGCTGGACAGCGAGCTGAACTTCTGGTGGGAGCTGGCGCTCCTCGTCGTGATCATGCTGCTGGGGCACTGGGTCGAGATGCGAGCGCTGGCCCAGACGACATCGGCCCTCGACTCGCTGGCCGCGTTGCTGCCCGACGAGGCGGAGAAGGTCGACGGTGCCGGAACGGTCACTGTCCAGGTGTTCGAACTGGAGGTGGGAGACGTCGTACTGGTCCGGCCCGGCGCATCGATCCCGGCCGACGGGGAAGTCGTCGACGGCACGGCGGATGTGGACGAGTCGATGATCACCGGTGAGTCGCGACCGGTACGACGATCGGTCGGCGATCGCGTGGTCGCCGGGACGGTCGCCACGGATTCTGCGGTCCGTGTGCGGGTCACCGCGATCGGTGACGATACCGCGCTGGCCGGGATCAAACGGCTCGTCGCCCGGGCGCAGGCCTCGTCGTCGCGGGCCCAACGTCTTGCCGACCGCGCCGCCGGGTGGCTCTTCTGGTTCGCCGTCGCCGCGGCGGCTGTCACGGCCGTCGTCTGGACCTCGGTGGGCATGCCGGATTCGGCGGTCGTCAGGGTGATCACGGTGCTCGTCATCGCCTGCCCGCACGCCCTCGGTCTCGCCATCCCGTTGGTGGTGTCGATCGCGACGGAGCGCGCGGCGCGAGGGGGAGTGCTGATCTCCGACCGGCTCGCCCTCGAGACCATGCGGTCGGTCGACGCCGTGCTCTTCGACAAGACCGGGACGCTGACCCGTGGCGCTCCGACGCTGCGCGCCGTCGAACCCGCGGACGGCCGCACATCGGACGAGGTGCTGGTGCTGGCGGCGTCGGCCGAGGCGGACAGCGAGCATCCGCTTGCCGTTGCGATCGTCGAGGCCGCCCGGGGTCGGGACCTGGAGGTGCCGGCGGCGCAGGACTTCACCTCCTCACCGGCGGTGGGTGTCTCGGCGCGCGTGAACGGAACGCTCGTCGCGGTGGGCGGGCCGAGGTTGCTCGACAGCCAGGGTGTCGCGGAGCTCCCGATTGTCGGGACTTGGCGTGACGAGGGGGCGATCATTCTCCATGTCGTGGCCGATGGTGGGGTCGTCGGAGCGCTGGCGCTGACCGATGAGGTGCGACCGGAGTCGCGCGAGGCGGTCGACGGTCTTCGCCGCCGTGGGGTCGAAGCGGTGATGGTCACCGGGGACGCGCAGGCGGTGGCCGAGGACGTGGCTCGGGATCTGGGGATCGACCGCGTCTACGCCGGTGTCCGGCCGGAGGACAAAGCCCAGAGGGTGGCCGAGCTGCAGCGCGAGGGCAAGCGGGTCGCGATGGTGGGTGACGGGGTCAATGATGCGCCGGCACTCGCGCAGGCCGACGTCGGCATCGCCATCGGAGCCGGTACCGACGTCGCCATCGCCTCGGCGGGTGTGATCCTGGCGTCCTCGGACCCGCGGTCGGTGCTCTCGGTGATCGAGTTGTCACGGGCGAGCTACCGGAAGATGGTGCAGAACCTGTGGTGGGCGGCCGGGTACAACCTGATCTCGGTCCCCCTCGCGGCCGGTGTGTTGGCGCCGATCGGATTCGTTTTGCCGATGAGCGTCGGCGCGATCTTGATGTCGGTGTCGACGGTCGTCGTCGCGCTCAATGCACAGCTGCTCCGTCGGCTGGACCTCTCTCCCGATCGCAAGAGTGACCCTGACAGCGATCGAGTGACCTGA
- a CDS encoding helix-turn-helix transcriptional regulator, whose translation MVRNPLTPEQIAAGRRLGARLRELRGARPLGEVAVSAGISPETLRKIETGRMPTPAFATIAALARSLDTSLDDLARVISDSGLDAEVARAG comes from the coding sequence ATGGTCCGCAACCCGTTGACCCCGGAACAGATCGCCGCCGGTCGCCGTCTGGGCGCCCGCCTGCGTGAACTCCGCGGCGCCCGCCCCCTCGGTGAGGTGGCCGTCAGTGCCGGGATCTCCCCGGAGACGCTGCGCAAGATCGAGACCGGCCGCATGCCGACGCCCGCGTTCGCCACGATCGCTGCACTCGCGCGGTCGCTGGACACCTCGCTCGACGACCTGGCCCGTGTCATCTCTGACTCGGGCCTCGACGCCGAGGTGGCGCGCGCCGGGTGA
- a CDS encoding NUDIX hydrolase yields MPAAGSDPSSSDGSPALTNGTVRVEVLSVVFQVRTPPSADGSDAHPALCVLLSHTDAESGRWSLPGGDVAGDETLSVVARRLVADTMDVRDIAHLEQLSVFSDPGRVPDVRTIASTYMGLVRSDSPVTLPEGAAWFAVDALPPVAFDHAEIIDTARHRLAAKLSYTNIAFALAPKQFPMSELSEIYCAALGYPVDTTNLLRILSRRAVVVSTGTVGKTGRSGGRPPALYAFADNELRVTDEFATLRPPM; encoded by the coding sequence ATGCCAGCCGCCGGGTCCGACCCCTCCAGTTCCGACGGCTCACCAGCGTTGACCAACGGCACCGTGCGTGTCGAGGTCCTCAGCGTCGTCTTCCAGGTCCGCACTCCGCCTTCCGCGGACGGCAGCGACGCTCACCCTGCGCTGTGCGTCCTGCTCTCCCACACCGACGCCGAATCCGGTCGCTGGTCGCTGCCGGGCGGCGACGTCGCCGGTGACGAGACATTGTCGGTCGTCGCCCGCCGACTCGTCGCCGACACGATGGACGTCCGCGACATCGCCCACCTCGAGCAACTGTCGGTCTTCTCCGATCCGGGACGTGTTCCCGACGTACGCACGATCGCGTCGACCTACATGGGACTCGTCCGCTCGGACAGCCCGGTGACCCTGCCCGAGGGGGCGGCCTGGTTCGCCGTCGACGCGTTGCCGCCGGTGGCCTTCGACCACGCCGAGATCATCGACACCGCGCGGCATCGCCTGGCGGCCAAGCTCTCCTACACCAACATCGCCTTCGCACTGGCCCCAAAGCAGTTCCCGATGTCGGAGCTGTCGGAGATCTACTGCGCCGCACTCGGTTACCCGGTGGACACGACCAACCTGCTGCGCATCCTGAGCCGACGCGCCGTGGTGGTGTCCACCGGCACCGTCGGCAAGACGGGCCGCTCCGGCGGGCGGCCGCCGGCGCTCTATGCGTTCGCCGACAACGAATTACGCGTCACAGATGAGTTCGCGACGCTGCGTCCGCCGATGTGA
- a CDS encoding cutinase family protein, which yields MALAASVAVTAFGGSGAGVAAPPQTVPTFNLFIPGTWETDAAADPTHATGALAGVADSISRTHGDSATIYFLPYMARAFDNGRTYADSKATAIANASKVLADWAEADPDLKFTISGYSQGADAAGDLAAAIGNGDGPIPADKVLAVGLLADPGNGTAGQKTVGPRPRGIGIADPRPEGMGRLSGKVTSICAPSDLYCSIDKRRHPVLGKIGTVLSEGAEDVADAVETAIDVIGAIIRIDYAGMGADIRRLPQLIGVGDLRSAHQVAGRVNTQLRPFVKLADKVDYAKTARILDLIPDQTGLTKVGASICRVLDRVDIERSADLVGEVQELTWTAAGTVGARVGAASIPDTEVSAEEVLELGKELASLVADTTVDASDDEGAGEGNSGVLSELISPEFKELGRELARIVTKQAITDPASLIRDAVTAKDFYSGTSHTDYAKLVVDEVGRSAIAWLGVWLADTINKAGLKVEGDSE from the coding sequence ATGGCGCTCGCCGCGAGCGTTGCGGTTACCGCATTCGGAGGGTCTGGCGCCGGCGTCGCCGCTCCGCCTCAGACGGTTCCCACCTTCAACCTCTTCATTCCCGGGACCTGGGAAACCGATGCGGCCGCTGACCCGACCCATGCCACCGGCGCACTGGCCGGGGTGGCCGACTCGATCTCGCGGACGCACGGCGACTCGGCGACCATCTACTTCCTGCCATACATGGCCCGCGCCTTCGACAACGGGCGGACGTACGCGGACAGCAAGGCCACCGCGATCGCTAACGCGTCGAAGGTCCTCGCCGACTGGGCGGAAGCCGATCCCGATCTGAAGTTCACGATCAGTGGCTACAGCCAGGGTGCTGACGCGGCGGGAGATCTCGCCGCGGCGATCGGGAACGGTGACGGCCCGATCCCGGCGGACAAGGTGCTGGCAGTCGGCCTGCTCGCCGACCCCGGTAACGGAACGGCTGGTCAGAAGACCGTCGGCCCGAGGCCACGCGGCATCGGGATCGCCGACCCGCGACCTGAGGGGATGGGGAGGCTGTCCGGGAAGGTCACGAGCATATGTGCACCCTCCGACCTCTACTGCTCCATCGACAAGCGGCGCCATCCCGTCCTGGGCAAGATCGGCACCGTTCTCAGTGAGGGGGCCGAGGATGTGGCGGACGCCGTCGAGACCGCCATCGACGTCATCGGCGCGATCATAAGGATCGACTATGCCGGTATGGGTGCGGACATTCGTCGATTGCCGCAGCTCATCGGGGTGGGAGACCTTCGCTCGGCCCATCAGGTCGCGGGGCGTGTGAACACGCAGTTGCGCCCATTCGTGAAGCTTGCGGACAAGGTGGACTACGCGAAGACCGCCCGCATCCTCGACCTCATTCCGGATCAGACGGGTCTCACCAAGGTCGGCGCCTCGATCTGCCGCGTACTCGATCGGGTGGACATCGAACGGAGCGCGGACCTGGTCGGGGAGGTTCAGGAGCTGACCTGGACGGCGGCGGGGACGGTGGGGGCACGAGTCGGTGCAGCATCGATCCCCGACACCGAGGTCTCGGCCGAGGAGGTTCTGGAGCTGGGGAAGGAGCTCGCCTCGTTGGTCGCGGACACGACCGTCGATGCCTCCGACGACGAGGGCGCGGGCGAGGGGAACTCCGGGGTGTTGTCCGAACTGATCTCGCCCGAGTTCAAGGAGCTCGGCAGGGAGCTGGCCAGGATCGTCACGAAGCAGGCCATCACCGACCCGGCGTCGCTGATCCGCGACGCCGTCACGGCGAAGGACTTCTACTCGGGGACCTCGCACACCGACTACGCGAAGCTCGTCGTGGACGAAGTGGGTAGGAGTGCGATCGCGTGGCTGGGCGTCTGGCTGGCGGACACCATCAACAAGGCCGGCTTAAAGGTGGAAGGCGACTCGGAGTAG
- the nadC gene encoding carboxylating nicotinate-nucleotide diphosphorylase codes for MSEGFIGQASAGGSLELVVDDEIRALIRTALDEDLRYGPDVTTTSTVPAGAVVDAAIVSRAHGVIAGVPVVIAVFDEVIGEGNFEVTDAVADGGVVEPGDTVLRVHAPTAALLTAERTALNLICHLSGIATATRAWVDAVAGTSAQIRDSRKTLPGLRLLQKYAVRAGGGVNHRMGLGDAALIKDNHVVAAGSVAAALEAVRAAAPGLPVEVEVDSLSQLDEVLPLEPQLVLLDNFEPWETQMAVQRRNTKSPQTKLESSGGLTLDVAEDYARTGVDYLAVGALTHSVTVLDLGLDIPAPE; via the coding sequence GTGAGTGAGGGTTTCATCGGACAGGCCTCGGCCGGTGGATCACTGGAACTGGTCGTCGACGATGAGATCCGTGCCCTGATCCGCACCGCCCTCGATGAGGATCTCCGGTACGGACCCGACGTCACCACGACCTCGACCGTCCCGGCCGGCGCCGTGGTCGACGCCGCGATCGTCAGCCGCGCACATGGCGTCATCGCCGGTGTGCCGGTGGTGATCGCGGTGTTCGACGAGGTCATCGGCGAGGGCAACTTCGAGGTGACGGACGCGGTCGCCGACGGTGGTGTCGTCGAACCCGGTGACACGGTCCTGCGGGTCCACGCTCCGACGGCCGCGCTCCTGACGGCGGAACGCACCGCGCTCAACCTCATCTGCCACCTGTCGGGGATCGCGACTGCGACCCGGGCGTGGGTCGACGCGGTCGCCGGTACGTCGGCCCAGATCCGTGATTCCCGCAAGACGCTCCCCGGTCTGCGACTGCTGCAGAAGTACGCGGTGCGCGCAGGTGGGGGAGTCAATCACCGCATGGGTCTCGGCGACGCCGCGTTGATCAAGGACAACCACGTCGTCGCCGCCGGTTCGGTCGCCGCGGCGCTGGAGGCGGTCCGCGCGGCGGCTCCGGGTCTGCCGGTCGAGGTCGAGGTTGATTCGCTGTCCCAGCTCGACGAGGTTCTGCCTCTCGAGCCGCAGCTGGTGCTGCTCGACAACTTCGAGCCGTGGGAAACCCAGATGGCCGTGCAGCGACGCAACACCAAGTCGCCGCAGACCAAGCTGGAGAGTTCCGGCGGCCTCACGCTCGACGTCGCCGAGGACTACGCCCGCACGGGCGTCGACTACCTCGCCGTCGGTGCGCTCACCCATTCGGTGACCGTGCTCGACCTCGGGCTGGACATCCCCGCGCCTGAATAG